From Rhopalosiphum padi isolate XX-2018 chromosome 2, ASM2088224v1, whole genome shotgun sequence:
atgaatataatataattgaacaaaatattgaaaaataagtaggtaggtgcttaatagataatattattataatagataatcatcaaaatatattaatctaaccTAAAAATTGTTCAAGGTATGACACTAGAACCTTATAgagtaataaaactaaaaaataaaataaaatatcatttttacgcGGAAtcgctcaaaatatttttctgcattaaaataaaatgttgatcattttttaatattattacataagtaagtaatataattattaattaatataaataactatgtttAACATTCATAaactttttagatattttaaacaataaataattttttttatatacatttttacgtacTAATATAAAGAACCTTTtctgataatacattttaattgttggcgtacctattacaataaaacatttgttttagatatatttttaattttaatattttatataatgaataatttgtatatttaaatattttatattcatttttgacttattaattttatttactgatttatatatatttttttgatatccaATTGTCCCAACGTCTAAACGGCTACGTCTATTTGTCCTAGATCGTCAATGGATAGTGGTATATGTGCCATTTTTAACaaggaacaaaaaaataacaaaaaaaaaacgaaataaaaaccagcaaaaataacgaaaataaaacgtaatttaaaaaaaaaatttaaatttaaattttttaacgtgATTATCCTGTGATTGCGTTCTTTGGGGATATTTAAAGGCACAGTGTATACGACCATCGCCCCACATCCCTACAAGCATTGGCGGAGCCAATCACCAGGCATTGGCCTCCATTACACCAGAAATGACAGTCACGAAGAGTTATGGAAAACTATCGTGAATATGTTAACAATGGAGGACACCACTTAAccgatataatgtttaaaataaataattaaaaatagcataatatctattagtaaaaataaaagaattttttctatttctttgtttgtttatttgcaACTGCCTCTTGAAATATGAGAGGTTTTTTTGCCGGacccgtatatataatatatgtctattGAATTGTTGTGGGCGGCGGGTGTTACGTCTcttacctattatacctaatattaattaataataatacagtaattgCAACTAATTGGACTCGTGGTTAAATAATTTGATCGTTAATTGGACTCAAATATAGGTTGGTTTTGTCTCGATTAtcacacataaataaataataataaatataaaataatactaacaggcaaaaaaaaactaatcgtCTATTATACCGGTTTATATAGAGTCATTTGACAATTagatattactaaataaaatagaagAAACTGCTTGAGCTAAGTTTGCGTGGTCGGTATTTTGTTGTTATCGCGCAGgagataactaaatattatcttttcgCAATAAACTAAACGGCCATCAAAGGTGTTAAGAACTTTACAGTATCAGTAGAGATAGTAGAGTGTAGActaaactgtaaataataacaagTGGATGATAAAAGACATTTTCAACAATTGGCTGACTAAATGggaaaacaaaatttgttatgaGCCACTTATGATGtgttattgttatagttaataatttcacGGCTCATGCAGTGCTCATATATGCCCATAAAATTGCCAAgaaaattttatagtaattttacttGAAGATTTAGCTAACGAAGTGCAGAATGCCAGAATGTCGTAAGCAAAATCACAATACGCAACGATTACTGACACGTTGGATTCAATGTCAGTCAAAGAGAAGTTCTTGTTACAAGACATACCGATCAGCCGAACTTTATGATTACGAATGAATGAACATTATACGCGATGACGCTCGAACTACTGGATAAGTAAACAAATCACAACCAACGAGGCAACGAAGACATCTGAGTTGAAATCCAATCTATACGACGAAAAAATATTGCTTCTGACTTCTATGACGAAGACGAATTGATGAGAAACCATCATCATCAAGACAGATAGGTATACTAAATACTAGAAGCACTTTATTACTATTCCACACTTGCGCAGGAATTTAGCAGAAAGGCGATTCTGAcgtattgaaataatatcaaGCAAATAGTTGAAGAAGGCAAATCCAATCAAccctaattagtttttaataaaaaatttattagatcctacaataaacaaatataagcgCGGTGACGTCGACCACTGTATCTGTTTTAATTCACGACACAGTCAACACAGGCATAAGCATAACCGTTTATGGTATAACACCTGACCTAGGTATAGTGTAgttgcattatttataaattgtattataaatattcatatattaatttattttaagtacttaaaCCTAAATTGTATCAAATCTATGTCCAGATAATCTTTGAAACTTAATTtctaagtaagtacctatattaatattattatagtgtatgaGTGTTGGCCGTAGGGGATCGCGGTGAATTGATCGTGGGTGAATAGATCGCGAATACAATTGGTCGCCAGGATAATTGATTGCCGAAtgaacttttttagttttatagttattttattacccTTGGTATATTTCcgagttttatatttattgttttagaatattcaagtatacttattgatttatttttaaataacggaCAGTTAATCCAATTTACAATGCGGTCaacagatataaatatataataatatataggtatattatgaaaGATTGAAAGGTACCATTAAATGATATACACACGAGATCATTGAACTGGCGTGACAATAACTTCAATAAGCTTATATAGCCGTTATCGATTTATCATCATCTATTCCTTTGGTCATACCAATTTTTCATTACATACTTATGTTTGTTAGTCGATGCCGGTGTTATATTGTGTGTGTCAGctgttttttattgtataataatggaATTTATTAAGAGTGAAAAaggcaattataaattaatttataacggtatatgtgtatttttgaaaaaattggaaCTGAAAAAAGTCTATATAGAAATGTGACcagtaaaaaaaatgaagtgtAAAGGCCGTATTAATTCTAACaatgatcaaataatatttaaagaaatatcacATAATCTGATGATCATATACCAGATTGTGGAAATATTAAAGCAGCCAAAGCcgttaatttgataaaaaatattactacacAAAATATGGAATTGAGCACTCGCGCTGTAATTAGTTCATGCAGCTTCGACTTctgtaagttaataatattcattcaatTTACTGACTatcgtattaataaataataataataatataagtatagtataaaatacattttgtaacttgcattattattaacccTTTTAGTGTTAAGGTGATATCAATACGACCgtgattaaattgttattattatattctactatacataatctatttattatgtttttaaattaaaataagcgtTTAAGGTTTAACataaaactatgaaatatacctacatagggtacttaatgaaataactaaaaatattcgtTCGGCGATCAATTATCTTGGCGACCAATTTTATTCGCGACAAATTCACCGGATATTTATTACCTAGTGTAGGTACCTAACCTATCTAGTCAACTAGTCTATATTACTAAcacattgttaaatttaaatcttttaatttaaaatgtaaagtctgttatgagtttatgacaaaGTTATTAAACAGGATGACTTACTGGCTTAACTTCACTAGCATTTAAATGAGTTGAAACGAGTACTCAAGTTGAATAGTTAAACAGGGCACAGGTTAAAATCTTTAAACAAGCTAAAAATTTCCGTAAAAAAAAtgactgatttttaatttttttacttaaatctatgattattttttatttcacttataGTAATAATGAGTAGCATATCTATAAATTATCCTTTACATtaagagtaatattataatttattataaatcataacattattatttatccatcACTACAGTAATACCTGTTCAGTAGCCAATGCCTACCACAGTATcacaaatatctataattaattgtttattaattattaatagaactTTTTCAAAGAAATTCTAACCAAATACCATTTTATAGACATGAAAAGTATGTcttttgaactatttaaattcttcatctactttttttttttttttttttattcgatttctatatggtataattttttttatgagtaagaagctttataattaaataagtcacaattttttttattatcaaagcgtataaaatattcattaacaactgtttagaaattaaatttatcaaaataaaaataatgataaataacacgattttgtaatattaatttataagtattcaacaaattgtattatgtacaatgaCAAAATAATTCTGTACTAaaagtttattacaataaatcatTATCATGTTGTACAAACatcaacaatataaaaacaattcaatagtttagttgaaatcaaaaaatattcttacataatatagtttatacaaatttttaatcattttggtTTAAGATGATGTTCCAAAATTATACGTTTTTCTATTCATTAAACACATTGAGTTTATCACCTAATACTTTTACTTTTTGTAGAGCTCAATAATTAttctagttttaaaatataattaacccATAgccaaataaaatcaataatattgttttggatatgacttataattatatttatagataaaaatgtttcataaaatatgaccactaattacaaaaaaatattagtcttTTAGTTTATCCAGGTAatgattaacaatttattaaatgctACACAATTgttgatttattgttattaaaagttGAATTCTCAACATAAAGAAGATCACTAAATGTGTCTTTATGAAtagataaaacaattaatatttctgGGTATTCTAGTATTGTTTTATATCTTAAGCTGTACAATATTGAGTCCTCAGAATCAAGTTGATaatatctgaaaaaaatatttttataaatcaataattatgtatttatgtgtattagGTACATACTATATGTAGAATAATAATGACCTTAATCTAATACTTCTAGAGTCATCAGTTAAACCAAAAAAAGAAAGTAAATACAGGAAAATCTTAttacaacgaactccaggggaccaaatttttttcgttataacagaaatttttttgtaacgaaaattcaaataagctctttataagtCCTGCTTTTCAgcaggggacttctatgactttcaTTATAACAGGATTTTTtgttgtaacgggaatttactgtattatcattacttaaaaatatgcaattatactAACTTTCCATATggtgttttcattaaaaaaataacaccttTGATTCCAGCTGAAATATAAAACtgcattttttcttttacttcATCATCATGAAACTCTGTTGTGAAATAGTttctaactatattatttattttttgatactcTGGaactctaaataatttatatggacgatgtaatgaataaatatataaatataattaattaattttaatacttgtgGGTTGTGTATTTTACGTCTATGCCATGAAATGTCCAATCTATACGCcaaaagattttattaattttaggattaaaaaaagaggtattatttttgttcaaagtAGATTTAGGTAAGATCTGCAAGCGTATGTGTCTTTGATATGCTTGATAACGTAATCTTCGAAATAcctaaaaatgatatataattaaaattgtatacaattataattaaaaaaaaaaaaattttaataaaagaactGGTAATCtatatgttcataaaaaaaataatacatttttacaaataaatgtctttttttaacaagtttaatgataactaaataatatgaataaaatactgttaaataattataaccctAGCTatattcaatagatataatgtttaatattgataatgttaacaaaattaatgtttgtatttttagtacttcctaatcattattatagaaCTAGGAATTTTTTACATTACTCCACATTTCCTAAAatacaaactagatccaatttgctaACAAAAATAActcttaaagttgaaaattaaagcattttttctacaataaaaattgtctttgaaaatatttattaaatcagaattaattaattaaaaagacaaatattttgaaatttaatatcttGATATTTTCTAGTTTACATTGgcttattgaaattaaattaattaaaataataaaaataatttctaggATTAAGTActgaagtataaattatactcaCTGGAGATAAATTGGATATACgttgaattttcattttaaactcTCCAACAGCTTCAATAAACTCATTCATAAGTCTATAAtctattcatattattcataaataactaattaataacatttccattaaaatataaaaacttgagAAAGTACCTTGACTCATTTCTGCGTCCGTAAAGTTTTCTAATCTTTTAAACCCTGTTTTGTATTTCTTGCCATCACAATCTAATTCTTTCTTGTGAATTTTTACACATGATAAACTACAAGTTTTCACTTCACACCTTGGGCAGCAGTATTTAGCAACGTCACTGTTGCACACTTCGCAGGAGCCAAATCTGTataaaatcaaaagaaaaataaacatttggaCTAAACGGCgaaatataaatactgtatattattttacctattttttgattccataattttttaaaattcaaacaacaataatataggatctagtaaataaataaaaaatttagtttgttAAACACTTTAGTAATACACACTACTAAGTGAACTTTACAGGTAGTACATCAGAAATGTGCGgtcatattttgtaatttttgtaagaTTGATTATTGATGATGGATTGTAATAATAgaacccaaaaaaaaaaataagagctATAATCACTCAATGAAAATGAAAGAATTTAGCTTCATTTATTCAATAAGTTCACTTTTCACTTATTTACTTTAAAGGTAGCATGTAATATTGTCGCATGGCtttgtatttgtaattttgtatttatcataatatcaatGCGCTTGATAAGAATTTCTTTAATCTCGACGAAACCCGTTACTAACATCAGTAACATCTGTCTAGTAAATTATAGGTCCGTTTACTGCAAAGTACAAGGTTTGAGGAACTTCCGGAAAGTAACTCCGGGTTGTGTatgtgttaaaacttaaaatcatataatatagattactcTATAGTCCATAGAAAAATAGTTATAGTCTTCGGCTCAAATGAAAGCACATACGTATCTTAAATAAGAGTACTAATATTACGCTAGGGTCTGCTTAGTTCGTGGTCCGTACTCCGTACTAAGgctctataatatatagctcTATAGTCCGTACACAAAACGTAAAACAatcatatattgatatatttataatttatataagtttatatgacATGTTacgattatgatataatattatatataataatatatttataattatatatatttatacatatatttgaggTTAGTTCTTAACGGCCGCCGGCCGGATAGTTATGCTAATGCATTACATCTATTCTGTACTTACTGCTTACGCCGTGGTTAGGTACAGGTTAGGTGGCGCTTATCTAATTTTCCCGCTAATCTGAAActgtttctttatttttgttaacattcaagaataatattattaataatttaatataatagttaataattattgtgacgAATAAcacttatattgtaaaaaaagaaGAGCTACTGTTGTATTACAAGTACATCATTTTATTTGGgtacaagtaatttatttattttatcaatgatGAACAATTTAACTCAAACATTTTAAGTGATACTCAAATAAATAACTGTCTCCCCAGATATTTTCACAAgacatattattaactttagtaAGTGATctcaatttatgaatttaatgctGGGTTGCATAAACAATCACTAAACAATTAATGGATctatagtaagttaataatccTTTAAACATGATTTACTGGTCGATTATTGGTCTATTACTTTAGAGAtgaattttagtaaattaattttttatgcaacTCAGCAACCGACATATGATTATTTCTAAttggttatttaataaataatgatgggTACATGTCAATTTAGATTAAAGATGGATTCTACCATGAATGTTTCAAGATCTGTGGATACAATGTCAATGATTAATCAATCGATATCCATCAAAGATAGTTTAGATTTATCTGGCAAAATGTTGGATAGATTTTTTGCAGCAGATGACTCATTTCCAACACTTCTGGAAAAAATGCAGATAACTAAAAGCAGTcagtaccatattattatgtttttagtttttttttttaatcaatctaaatatataagcttgtttttttttctatgtttttttGATCCTCTAGGTCAAAGTGTTAGTGGTTGTACAGAATATGATTATCCTAAAGAAGGACTAGGAATGCCTTCAATTACTCCTCTCAAATCAAGACACAAGATACCACTGCCTGGCGCATTATTAGAGCAATGGAAtggtattatgtttaattttaaattgttcattttccttttatttttggaattatgTACTAAATGTGTCTTATGTTAGAAAATGATTCATCATAGTACAAATAAATTCACCATACAATAATTgtcatagttattttttaaatattaaattacttaatttaaaaaactttttgttaATATAGATGCTCAAAACTTTCATCGCAAATTAGGAATATTTCCCGAAATCAACCGAGTTTGGGTCACAATTGATCAGGAATTCTTTTTATGGGACTATAGTGAagggtaatatattattatttatgatctaaatagttatttaattggaTGATTTTCTTTTAGAACGGATTTATCTTACTTTGATGGAATGAACTCTACTATTTTTTCTGTAGCTCTGGTACAACCTAAACCAAATGTTTTTCAacctcatattaaatatttgttagttaTAGCTACAGGATTAAACATTGCTATATTAGgtgtaacatttaaaaaagttcCTAGTGTTGATGGtaagtttattatatcattatatattttacttttaaaattgttaaacaattaaattaactcagacaattatatttaactattttattttttaatatgtttgtaatatcAGGTAAAACCATAGAACAATTGGAACTTACTAATGATACCATTTATGAAGTTCCTACTGAAGGTGtgataatatctaaaattgttGGAACTAATAAAGGACGTATTTTTCTTGCAA
This genomic window contains:
- the LOC132920503 gene encoding box C/D snoRNA protein 1; translation: MESKNRFGSCEVCNSDVAKYCCPRCEVKTCSLSCVKIHKKELDCDGKKYKTGFKRLENFTDAEMSQDYRLMNEFIEAVGEFKMKIQRISNLSPVFRRLRYQAYQRHIRLQILPKSTLNKNNTSFFNPKINKIFWRIDWTFHGIDVKYTTHKVPEYQKINNIVRNYFTTEFHDDEVKEKMQFYISAGIKGVIFLMKTPYGKYYQLDSEDSILYSLRYKTILEYPEILIVLSIHKDTFSDLLYVENSTFNNNKSTIV